The Ziziphus jujuba cultivar Dongzao chromosome 7, ASM3175591v1 genome includes a region encoding these proteins:
- the LOC107406866 gene encoding uncharacterized protein At5g41620, which produces MERKEKGREREGKKQGLMVKKLKRGILVGKRGGPSTPPPTWRLEFSADENNNNTTTTNKPVTEFLNFPTKPTVSARKLCANLWEVLPHHHHHNFPLTKKMNKGPPRPRRQRHNNNGSQLPTHLLDPPNSPPLHQPISARCLERNATASVIQRYGLVERNNNALQPLSPASYSSSMEVAPFKPALTPTSPLNFKGKKGDQSYSLKTSTELLKVLNRIWSLEEHHASNMSLVKALKMELDHSRAIIKELLQEKETDRQEMEDLVKGVTEDNLVRKNKEQDRIKAAVQSIQEELEDERKMRKHSESLHRKLAKELSSLKSSFSSALRELERERKARILLENLCDEFAKGIKEYEQEVRSLKHKPEKDRSGMEKLDRLVLHISEAWLDERMQMKLTGGGDDITKKSIIVDKLGFDIETFLQAIRVVESRKNGKLPPNDTKEYCSRRHSLESFPLNEAISAPQNAAGEDSTDSVSHCLEANKKASGKHSTCSDAAGGHQDGIVKSNSMRKKVRPQDIIKSCSHSSLEAQFEEHLTSTMSCNGNKTQFADNEGDMEGLEKQEALEDLEKSDYSVTVQQGMQEKHGKMVGNHGLKSTYLLENLIRNGSLSLEDNKIHPDSNSREESHHVQSVLTGNASPIQQWKSRLTAPDFKKSECSLRWPQELNENTLMAKLLEARLEGRKHDRSKSSRGSF; this is translated from the exons atggaaagaaaagaaaaaggtcgggaaagagaaggaaaaaagcaAGGTTTAATGGTGAAAAAGTTGAAACGGGGTATTTTGGTAGGGAAAAGAGGAGGCCCATCTACTCCACCACCGACATGGAGGCTTGAATTCTCAGCTGATGAGAACAACAataacaccaccaccaccaacaaaCCCGTTACAGAATTCCTCAACTTTCCCACCAAACCAACGGTCTCTGCCAGAAAGCTCTGTGCCAACCTCTGGGAGGTCCTGCCCCACCACCATCACCACAACTTCCCACTTACTAAAAAAATGAACAAGGGACCTCCTAGGCCTCGCCGCCAACGCCATAACAACAATGGGTCTCAGCTCCCAACTCATCTGCTCGACCCTCCTAACAGCCCCCCTCTTCACCAG CCAATAAGTGCGAGATGCTTGGAGAGGAATGCTACAGCATCAGTAATACAACGTTATGGATTGGTTGAGAGGAATAATAATGCTCTTCAGCCTTTATCTCCTGCTAGTTATAGTAGCTCGATGGAG GTGGCACCTTTTAAACCTGCACTCACTCCCACTAGTCCACTGAACTTTAAGGGTAAGAAGGGAGATCAAAGTTATAGCCTTAAAACATCCACAGAATTACTCAAGGTACTCAATCGGATATGGAGTCTTGAAGAACATCATGCATCTAATATGTCACTAGTGAAAGCTCTGAAAATGGAACTAGATCATTCTCGAGCAATAATTAAAGAGTTGCTACAAGAAAAGGAAACGGATAGGCAAGAAATGGAGGACTTGGTGAAGGGGGTAACAGAAGATAACCTTGTTAGGAAGAACAAGGAGCAAGATCGAATCAAAGCTGCAGTTCAATCAATTCAGGAGGAGCTAGAAGATGAGAGGAAGATGAGAAAGCATTCAGAAAGCCTACATCGTAAACTAGCTAAGGAGCTTTCTTCACTGAAATCTTCTTTTTCCAGTGCCCTGAGAGAGCTTGAAAGAGAGAGGAAGGCACGGATCCTATTAGAAAACTTGTGTGATGAGTTTGCAAAGGGAATTAAAGAGTATGAACAAGAGGTGAGGTCCCTAAAGCACAAACCCGAGAAAGATCGAAGTGGTATGGAGAAACTTGACAGGTTAGTTCTCCACATTTCAGAAGCATGGCTTGATGAGCGAATGCAAATGAAGTTAACAGGAGGTGGAGATGATATCACCAAGAAAAGTATAATTGTTGACAAGTTAGGTTTTGATATAGAGACCTTTCTTCAAGCTATAAGAGTAGTGGAATCAAGGAAGAACGGTAAGCTACCCCCAAATGACACAAAGGAATATTGCTCACGTCGGCATTCATTAGAGTCCTTTCCGCTGAATGAGGCTATTAGTGCACCCCAAAATGCAGCAGGTGAAGACTCTACTGATAGTGTTTCCCATTGTCTAGAAGCCAACAAGAAAGCTAGTGGAAAACATAGTACATGCAGTGATGCTGCAGGAGGTCATCAGGATGGAATAGTGAAATCCAATTCCATGAGGAAAAAGGTAAGGCCCCAGGACATAATAAAGAGCTGTAGCCATTCCAGTTTGGAGGCCCAGTTTGAGGAACATCTGACCAGTACCATGTCATGTAATGGTAACAAGACTCAGTTTGCAGATAATGAAGGAGATATGGAAGGACTAGAGAAACAAGAAGCACTTGAGGATCTTGAAAAATCTGATTATTCTGTAACTGTTCAACAGGGTATGCAAGAAAAACACGGTAAAATGGTTGGGAACCATGGACTGAAATCAACTTATCTACTCGAAAACTTGATCAGAAATGGTTCACTTTCATTGGAAGACAATAAGATACACCCTGACAGTAACTCAAGAGAAGAATCTCATCATGTGCAGTCTGTATTAACAGGGAATGCTAGTCCGATACAGCAATGGAAGTCAAGATTGACAGCCCCAGACTTCAAAAAATCCGAATGTTCTCTCAGATGGCCTCAGGAGCTAAATGAAAATACTTTGATGGCAAAACTACTAGAAGCCAGATTAGAGGGAAGAAAGCATGATCGCTCAAAGAGTTCCAGAGGTTCGTTTTAG
- the LOC107406864 gene encoding phosphatidylinositol 4-phosphate 5-kinase 10 isoform X3 yields MERHQKDPTISDYKTTKSHLIRFSKNDPQPIPGITDYLWKDYCPAVFSRILQLGDVDSADYIPTVCCDETLNLIFQSRGKSGSLLFLSKDLRFVIKTVRKSELKCYFVVMSNAMQTDMSLDKYFDLKGTAKGRTLDKEVGHDKKVIHKDQDLEYSFYLHPLLRTRILGQIKYDCEFLEAENIMNYSLLLGIHFETSSEVTECSLDGTSTSSTKDEISENDEDADDSVDTVDTELTFADLYSSPDRFDHRFGVQMPARALQHPLHETGSTPTHRKAKAEECQDVTLCVAIVDLLKHYNMTKRFEHAYKSIQFDSKSISCVNPKAYSSRFLEFCSNILREDIELE; encoded by the exons ATGGAACGGCACCAAAAGGACCCCACAATATCTGACTATAAAACTACTAAAAGCCACTTGATCAGATTCTCCAAAAACGATCCTCAGCCTATTCCTGGCATAACCGACTACCTATGGAAAGATTACTGTCCTGCAGTTTTCAG CCGAATTCTTCAGCTTGGAGATGTTGATAGTGCCGACTACATTCCCACAGTTTGTTGTGACGAGAcactaaatttgatttttcaatcaCGGGGAAAAAGTGGCAGCCTGTTGTTTTTGTCTAAGGATCTCCGCTTTGTCATAAAAACCGTGCGGAAATCTGAATTGAAG TGTTACTTTGTTGTGATGTCGAACGCAATGCAAACAGATATGTCCTTGGACAAGTACTTCGATCTTAAAGGTACAGCAAAAGGTCGAACCCTCGACAAAGAGGTAGGCCATGATAAGAAAGTCATACATAAGGATCAGGATTTGGAATACTCTTTTTATCTTCATCCCTTGCTCAGGACTCGGATTCTTGG GCAAATCAAGTATGATTGCGAATTTTTGGAAGCCGAAAACATTATGAATTACAGTCTTTTACTTGGAATTCACTTCGAAACTTCAAGTGAAG TTACGGAATGCTCTTTGGATGGAACAAGTACTTCCAGTACCAAAGATGAAATCTCCGAAAATGATGAGGATGCTGATGACTCAGTGGATACAGTGGACACAGAGTTAACCTTTGCTGATCTTTACTCCAGTCCTGACAG ATTTGATCATAGATTTGGTGTCCAAATGCCAGCACGAGCACTGCAGCATCCATTGCATGAAACAGGAAGTACACCAACGCACAGAAAGGCAAAAGCAGAGGAATGCCAGGATGTTACTCTTTGCGTTGCCATCGTAGATCTTCTAAAGCATTACAATATGACCAAGAGATTTGAGCATGCTTACAAGTCCATTCAATTTGATTCGAAATCAATATCATGTGTGAACCCCAAAGCCTATTCTTCTCGTTTTCTGGAGTTCTGCAGCAATATACTCCGAGAAGATATAGAGTTGGAATAG
- the LOC107406864 gene encoding phosphatidylinositol 4-phosphate 5-kinase 10 isoform X1 — protein MERHQKDPTISDYKTTKSHLIRFSKNDPQPIPGITDYLWKDYCPAVFSRILQLGDVDSADYIPTVCCDETLNLIFQSRGKSGSLLFLSKDLRFVIKTVRKSELKVCLDFLPNYYRHVKKNESSLLTKVYGLHVVTAIGVGGCKCYFVVMSNAMQTDMSLDKYFDLKGTAKGRTLDKEVGHDKKVIHKDQDLEYSFYLHPLLRTRILGQIKYDCEFLEAENIMNYSLLLGIHFETSSEVTECSLDGTSTSSTKDEISENDEDADDSVDTVDTELTFADLYSSPDRFDHRFGVQMPARALQHPLHETGSTPTHRKAKAEECQDVTLCVAIVDLLKHYNMTKRFEHAYKSIQFDSKSISCVNPKAYSSRFLEFCSNILREDIELE, from the exons ATGGAACGGCACCAAAAGGACCCCACAATATCTGACTATAAAACTACTAAAAGCCACTTGATCAGATTCTCCAAAAACGATCCTCAGCCTATTCCTGGCATAACCGACTACCTATGGAAAGATTACTGTCCTGCAGTTTTCAG CCGAATTCTTCAGCTTGGAGATGTTGATAGTGCCGACTACATTCCCACAGTTTGTTGTGACGAGAcactaaatttgatttttcaatcaCGGGGAAAAAGTGGCAGCCTGTTGTTTTTGTCTAAGGATCTCCGCTTTGTCATAAAAACCGTGCGGAAATCTGAATTGAAG GTATGCCTAGATTTTTTACCAAACTATTATCGGCATGTCAAAAAGAATGAATCTTCACTGTTAACAAAGGTGTATGGACTTCATGTTGTAACGGCCATTGGAGTTGGAGGTTGTAAG TGTTACTTTGTTGTGATGTCGAACGCAATGCAAACAGATATGTCCTTGGACAAGTACTTCGATCTTAAAGGTACAGCAAAAGGTCGAACCCTCGACAAAGAGGTAGGCCATGATAAGAAAGTCATACATAAGGATCAGGATTTGGAATACTCTTTTTATCTTCATCCCTTGCTCAGGACTCGGATTCTTGG GCAAATCAAGTATGATTGCGAATTTTTGGAAGCCGAAAACATTATGAATTACAGTCTTTTACTTGGAATTCACTTCGAAACTTCAAGTGAAG TTACGGAATGCTCTTTGGATGGAACAAGTACTTCCAGTACCAAAGATGAAATCTCCGAAAATGATGAGGATGCTGATGACTCAGTGGATACAGTGGACACAGAGTTAACCTTTGCTGATCTTTACTCCAGTCCTGACAG ATTTGATCATAGATTTGGTGTCCAAATGCCAGCACGAGCACTGCAGCATCCATTGCATGAAACAGGAAGTACACCAACGCACAGAAAGGCAAAAGCAGAGGAATGCCAGGATGTTACTCTTTGCGTTGCCATCGTAGATCTTCTAAAGCATTACAATATGACCAAGAGATTTGAGCATGCTTACAAGTCCATTCAATTTGATTCGAAATCAATATCATGTGTGAACCCCAAAGCCTATTCTTCTCGTTTTCTGGAGTTCTGCAGCAATATACTCCGAGAAGATATAGAGTTGGAATAG
- the LOC107406864 gene encoding phosphatidylinositol 4-phosphate 5-kinase 10 isoform X2 — MERHQKDPTISDYKTTKSHLIRFSKNDPQPIPGITDYLWKDYCPAVFSRILQLGDVDSADYIPTVCCDETLNLIFQSRGKSGSLLFLSKDLRFVIKTVRKSELKVCLDFLPNYYRHVKKNESSLLTKVYGLHVVTAIGVGDMSLDKYFDLKGTAKGRTLDKEVGHDKKVIHKDQDLEYSFYLHPLLRTRILGQIKYDCEFLEAENIMNYSLLLGIHFETSSEVTECSLDGTSTSSTKDEISENDEDADDSVDTVDTELTFADLYSSPDRFDHRFGVQMPARALQHPLHETGSTPTHRKAKAEECQDVTLCVAIVDLLKHYNMTKRFEHAYKSIQFDSKSISCVNPKAYSSRFLEFCSNILREDIELE; from the exons ATGGAACGGCACCAAAAGGACCCCACAATATCTGACTATAAAACTACTAAAAGCCACTTGATCAGATTCTCCAAAAACGATCCTCAGCCTATTCCTGGCATAACCGACTACCTATGGAAAGATTACTGTCCTGCAGTTTTCAG CCGAATTCTTCAGCTTGGAGATGTTGATAGTGCCGACTACATTCCCACAGTTTGTTGTGACGAGAcactaaatttgatttttcaatcaCGGGGAAAAAGTGGCAGCCTGTTGTTTTTGTCTAAGGATCTCCGCTTTGTCATAAAAACCGTGCGGAAATCTGAATTGAAG GTATGCCTAGATTTTTTACCAAACTATTATCGGCATGTCAAAAAGAATGAATCTTCACTGTTAACAAAGGTGTATGGACTTCATGTTGTAACGGCCATTGGAGTTGGAG ATATGTCCTTGGACAAGTACTTCGATCTTAAAGGTACAGCAAAAGGTCGAACCCTCGACAAAGAGGTAGGCCATGATAAGAAAGTCATACATAAGGATCAGGATTTGGAATACTCTTTTTATCTTCATCCCTTGCTCAGGACTCGGATTCTTGG GCAAATCAAGTATGATTGCGAATTTTTGGAAGCCGAAAACATTATGAATTACAGTCTTTTACTTGGAATTCACTTCGAAACTTCAAGTGAAG TTACGGAATGCTCTTTGGATGGAACAAGTACTTCCAGTACCAAAGATGAAATCTCCGAAAATGATGAGGATGCTGATGACTCAGTGGATACAGTGGACACAGAGTTAACCTTTGCTGATCTTTACTCCAGTCCTGACAG ATTTGATCATAGATTTGGTGTCCAAATGCCAGCACGAGCACTGCAGCATCCATTGCATGAAACAGGAAGTACACCAACGCACAGAAAGGCAAAAGCAGAGGAATGCCAGGATGTTACTCTTTGCGTTGCCATCGTAGATCTTCTAAAGCATTACAATATGACCAAGAGATTTGAGCATGCTTACAAGTCCATTCAATTTGATTCGAAATCAATATCATGTGTGAACCCCAAAGCCTATTCTTCTCGTTTTCTGGAGTTCTGCAGCAATATACTCCGAGAAGATATAGAGTTGGAATAG